Genomic window (Candidatus Palauibacter australiensis):
CGACGCGATGCGTGGCGGAAGGAGCTGCGCTGATGGCCGTCCTCACGTATCGGGAAGCGCTGAACGACGCCCTCCGCGAAGAGATGGAGCGGGACGACTCGACCTTCATCATCGGCGAGGAGGTGGGCGAGTACGACGGCGCCTACAAGGTCACGAAGGGGCTGCTCGACCAGTTCGGGGAATGGCGCGTGCGGGACGCCCCGATCGCCGAGTTGGGGTTCGCGGGGCTCGGCGTGGGCGCGGCGATGGCGGGGCTGCGGCCGATCGTCGAGTTCATGACGTGGAACTTCGCCCTGCTCGCGATCGACGAGGTCGTGAACGCGGCGGCGAAGATGTTCCAGATGTCGGGCGGGCAGTACAACGTCCCCATCGTCTTCCGGGGACCGGGCGGCGCGGCGCTACAGCTCGCGGCGCAGCACTCGCAGTCGCCGGAGCCCTGGTACAGCTACGTGCCGGGGCTGAAGGTGATCGCGCCCGCCACGGCGAAGGACGCGAAGGGACTCCTCAAGAGCGCGATCCGCGACAACGACCCCGTCGTGTTCATCGAGAGCGAGATCATGTACAACCTCGTCCGGGATGAAGTGCCCGAGGAGGAGTACCTGACCCCGATCGGCAAGGCCGAGGTGAAGCGCGAGGGGTCGGACGTGACCGTCGTGTGCCACTCGAAGATGGTGCACCAGGCGCTCGCGGCGGCCCGCGCGCTGGAGAAGGAAGAGATCGACGTGGAGGTGCTGGACCTGCGCACGGTGCGACCGCTCGACGTGGACGCGGTCGTGGCCTCCGTGAAGAAGACGAACCGGGCCGTGGTCGCGGAAGAGGGGTGGCCGATGTGCAACATCGGGGCCCAGGTCGTGGACGACATCCAGCGCGAGGCGTTCGACTCCCTGGACGCCCCGGTGGCGCGCGTGAACGGGCTGGACGTGCCCATGCCCTACGCGAAGAACCTGGAGAAGCTCGTAACCCCCAATGCGGACCACGTGGCGGCGGCGGTGCGCCACGTGTGCTACGCGGACTAGCCGAGAGACATCGACCGATATGCCTACGCGAGTCGTGATGGCGCAGCTGAGCCCGACGATGGAGGAGGGCAAGCTCATCGAGTGGAAGGTCGCCGAGGGCGATGCCGTGGCGCAGGGAGATGTCGTCGCGGAGATCGAGACCGACAAGGCGAACATGGATGTCGAGGCGCTCGGCGGCGGCGTGCTGCGCAAGATCGTCGTGCCGGAGGGCGCCACGGTCCCCGTGGGCGCGCTCATCGGCGTGATCGCCGAACCGGACGAAGCCATCGACGACCTGCTCGCCGAGGCGGCGGCGGGCGGCGAGGGGCCGGCGGAAGGCCCCGCCGAGGAGCCCGCCGCGCCCGCCGTGGCGCCGGAGCCCGCGGCACCGGTCGAGGTCGCGCCGGACCCGGCTGCGGCGGCCGCGGCGGCGCCCGCAGGCACGGTTGCGGCGACGCCCGGCGACTCGGCCGCGGCGGCCGGGGGCCGCATCAAGGCCTCGCCCGTCGCGCGGCGGATGGCCGCGGAGAGCGGGATCGCACTGGCCGGCGTCGCCGGCTCCGGGCCGGGCGGCCGGATCGTCAAGGCCGACATCGAGGCCGCGCTGGCCCGGGGCGCCCCGGGCGTCGCGCCGGTCCCCGCCGCCACACCCGCGCCGCCCGTCCCGGCGGCGCCCGCACCGCCTCCACCCGGGCTCGAGGACCGGGTCGAAGAGGCGAGCCAGATGCGGAAGGCGATCGCGCGCCGGCTCG
Coding sequences:
- a CDS encoding pyruvate dehydrogenase complex E1 component subunit beta: MAVLTYREALNDALREEMERDDSTFIIGEEVGEYDGAYKVTKGLLDQFGEWRVRDAPIAELGFAGLGVGAAMAGLRPIVEFMTWNFALLAIDEVVNAAAKMFQMSGGQYNVPIVFRGPGGAALQLAAQHSQSPEPWYSYVPGLKVIAPATAKDAKGLLKSAIRDNDPVVFIESEIMYNLVRDEVPEEEYLTPIGKAEVKREGSDVTVVCHSKMVHQALAAARALEKEEIDVEVLDLRTVRPLDVDAVVASVKKTNRAVVAEEGWPMCNIGAQVVDDIQREAFDSLDAPVARVNGLDVPMPYAKNLEKLVTPNADHVAAAVRHVCYAD
- a CDS encoding dihydrolipoamide acetyltransferase family protein, which produces MPTRVVMAQLSPTMEEGKLIEWKVAEGDAVAQGDVVAEIETDKANMDVEALGGGVLRKIVVPEGATVPVGALIGVIAEPDEAIDDLLAEAAAGGEGPAEGPAEEPAAPAVAPEPAAPVEVAPDPAAAAAAAPAGTVAATPGDSAAAAGGRIKASPVARRMAAESGIALAGVAGSGPGGRIVKADIEAALARGAPGVAPVPAATPAPPVPAAPAPPPPGLEDRVEEASQMRKAIARRLGQSIGPVPHFFLTTEVDMGRALELRADLNARFADGKIGVTDLLLKATAEALNRHPAVNASWEENAIRYHGAVHLGIAVALDEGLITPVLRDAGRKGLRQISVEARDLIARARTRKLAPEEYQGGTFSVSNLGMFEIDEFTAIINPPEAGILAIGQTVEKPVAVDGQIVVRKRMRVTMSCDHRVIDGATGAAFLGAFKAMLENPLEMIL